In the Halalkalicoccus sp. NIPERK01 genome, one interval contains:
- a CDS encoding DHH family phosphoesterase produces the protein MASRLLLGCGAGTVGHALVELAREQDDPVHVVTLDPEQREFPQRDVTITAADPADRAVLAGIDEPVASVFIGTDSAERNVDIARAASEVFEATPIVAYAGHEPTEEERETLDRLAGTVLDPVTALREHTAEAVVGQPAERARHLRSLLVGIEGELGVMLHDNPDPDAIASGIGLARLARSVGVDAGAYYFGEISHQQNRALVNVLDLEDDLAELDDPADAEAFDAIALVDHSLPSVNDQLPEETPIDVVIDHHPSPGPVEARHLDVRSEVGSTCTMIVEYFDALEIEPSEELATALLFGIRTDTADFSRGVSRLDFDAAETLLPRVDTDVLDQIERPTISQETFETLARAIRNSRVEEGVCTSCIGTLRDRDAISQAADRLLNMEGVVATLVYGFVDGTVYISARARGSDLDIGETLREAFDQIGSAGGHAGMAGAQIPLGFLGEETENDDELLTEIVREVIDGRFFETLSVRDPETVRLADEPDQWRSALRRR, from the coding sequence ATGGCCTCTCGACTGCTCCTCGGGTGCGGTGCCGGGACCGTCGGTCACGCGCTGGTCGAACTCGCCCGCGAGCAGGACGACCCGGTCCACGTCGTGACGCTCGATCCCGAACAGCGCGAGTTCCCCCAGCGGGACGTGACGATCACGGCCGCGGATCCGGCCGACAGGGCGGTGCTCGCGGGGATCGACGAGCCCGTCGCGAGCGTCTTCATCGGGACGGACTCGGCGGAGCGAAACGTCGACATCGCGCGTGCGGCGAGCGAGGTCTTCGAGGCGACCCCGATCGTCGCCTACGCCGGCCACGAACCCACCGAGGAGGAGCGCGAAACGCTCGACAGGCTGGCCGGAACGGTCCTCGATCCGGTCACCGCCCTGCGCGAGCACACCGCCGAGGCCGTCGTCGGCCAGCCCGCCGAGCGCGCACGCCACCTGCGGTCGCTGCTCGTGGGAATCGAGGGGGAACTCGGGGTGATGCTCCACGACAACCCCGACCCGGACGCGATCGCCAGCGGCATCGGCCTCGCGCGGCTCGCACGCTCGGTCGGCGTCGACGCCGGCGCCTACTACTTCGGGGAGATCTCTCACCAGCAGAACCGGGCGCTGGTCAACGTCCTCGACCTTGAGGACGACCTCGCCGAACTCGACGATCCCGCCGACGCAGAGGCGTTCGACGCGATCGCGCTCGTCGACCACTCCCTACCCAGCGTCAACGACCAGCTCCCCGAGGAGACCCCGATCGACGTCGTGATCGACCACCACCCCTCGCCGGGGCCGGTCGAGGCGCGCCACCTCGACGTCAGAAGCGAGGTGGGATCGACGTGCACGATGATCGTCGAGTACTTCGACGCGCTGGAGATCGAGCCGTCCGAGGAGCTCGCGACGGCCCTCCTGTTCGGGATCCGCACCGACACCGCGGACTTCTCGCGGGGAGTCTCCCGCCTCGACTTCGACGCAGCGGAGACGCTGTTGCCCCGCGTCGATACCGACGTCCTCGATCAGATCGAACGGCCCACGATCAGCCAGGAGACGTTCGAGACGCTCGCGCGCGCGATCCGCAACAGCCGGGTGGAAGAGGGCGTCTGTACGAGCTGCATCGGCACCCTCCGGGACCGCGACGCCATCTCGCAGGCGGCCGATCGGCTCCTGAACATGGAGGGGGTCGTCGCGACGCTCGTCTACGGCTTCGTCGACGGGACCGTCTACATCTCCGCGAGGGCGCGCGGGTCGGACCTCGACATCGGCGAGACGCTGCGCGAGGCGTTCGACCAGATCGGGAGCGCGGGCGGCCACGCGGGGATGGCCGGCGCACAGATCCCGCTTGGCTTCCTCGGCGAGGAGACCGAAAACGACGACGAACTGCTGACCGAGATCGTCCGCGAGGTGATCGACGGGCGCTTCTTCGAGACGCTCTCGGTGCGCGATCCCGAGACCGTCCGCCTCGCGGACGAACCGGACCAGTGGCGCTCGGCGCTGCGTCGGCGGTAG